One window of the Benincasa hispida cultivar B227 chromosome 3, ASM972705v1, whole genome shotgun sequence genome contains the following:
- the LOC120073789 gene encoding polyadenylate-binding protein 3-like isoform X1 produces the protein MDEEEHEVYGGEIPVEEGDIDMSAADDDAIKELDEMKKRLKEMEEEAAALREMQAKVEKEMGAVQGLPPSRTTLDYINFEISYEATVEPSVYLITMSFTDPAGSAVSQESKEEADSRSVFVGNVDYACTPEEVQQHFQSCGTVNRVTILTDKFGHPKGFAYVEFVEAEAVQEALLLNESELHGRQLKVQQKRTNVPGMKQYFPQRYSPYMGYRSRRPYVPPYFYSPYGGYGKTPRFRRPMRYMPYY, from the exons ATGGACGAAGAGGAGCACGAGGTTTACGGCGGAGAGATCCCGGTCGAGGAGGGCGACATTGACATGTCTGCCGCCGATGACGACGCCATCAAG GAGCTGGACGAGATGAAGAAACGATTGAAGGAGATGGAGGAGGAAGCAGCTGCTCTTCGCGAAATGCAAGCCAAAGTAGAAAAGGAAATGGGCGCTGTTCAAGGTTTACCTCCATCTCGAACTACCTTAGactatattaattttgaaatttcgtaTGAAGCTACTGTAGAACCTTCAGTTTACCTGATTACGATGTCTTTTACAGATCCTGCTGGTTCGGCTGTAAGTCAAGAAAGCAAAGAGGAAGCAGATTCAAGATCCGTGTTTGTTGGCAAC GTTGATTATGCATGTACACCTGAAGAAGTGCAGCAGCATTTCCAATCTTGTGGTACTGTCAACAGAGTTACTATTCTCACGGATAAATTTGGTCATCCTAAGGGCTTCGCTTATGTGGAGTTTGTTGAAGCCGAAGCTGTTCAGGAGGCACTCCTTTTAAATGAGTCAGAGTTGCATGGAAGGCAATTGAAG GTTCAACAAAAGCGAACAAATGTTCCTGGGATGAAGCAGTATTTTCCTCAGCGTTACAGTCCTTACATGGGTTATCGATCCAGGAGGCCTTACGTGCCCCCTTATTTTTACTCACCATATGGAGGATATGG GAAGACACCCCGTTTCCGAAGGCCTATGCGATACATGCCATACTACTAG
- the LOC120073789 gene encoding polyadenylate-binding protein 3-like isoform X2: MDEEEHEVYGGEIPVEEGDIDMSAADDDAIKELDEMKKRLKEMEEEAAALREMQAKVEKEMGAVQDPAGSAVSQESKEEADSRSVFVGNVDYACTPEEVQQHFQSCGTVNRVTILTDKFGHPKGFAYVEFVEAEAVQEALLLNESELHGRQLKVQQKRTNVPGMKQYFPQRYSPYMGYRSRRPYVPPYFYSPYGGYGKTPRFRRPMRYMPYY; encoded by the exons ATGGACGAAGAGGAGCACGAGGTTTACGGCGGAGAGATCCCGGTCGAGGAGGGCGACATTGACATGTCTGCCGCCGATGACGACGCCATCAAG GAGCTGGACGAGATGAAGAAACGATTGAAGGAGATGGAGGAGGAAGCAGCTGCTCTTCGCGAAATGCAAGCCAAAGTAGAAAAGGAAATGGGCGCTGTTCAAG ATCCTGCTGGTTCGGCTGTAAGTCAAGAAAGCAAAGAGGAAGCAGATTCAAGATCCGTGTTTGTTGGCAAC GTTGATTATGCATGTACACCTGAAGAAGTGCAGCAGCATTTCCAATCTTGTGGTACTGTCAACAGAGTTACTATTCTCACGGATAAATTTGGTCATCCTAAGGGCTTCGCTTATGTGGAGTTTGTTGAAGCCGAAGCTGTTCAGGAGGCACTCCTTTTAAATGAGTCAGAGTTGCATGGAAGGCAATTGAAG GTTCAACAAAAGCGAACAAATGTTCCTGGGATGAAGCAGTATTTTCCTCAGCGTTACAGTCCTTACATGGGTTATCGATCCAGGAGGCCTTACGTGCCCCCTTATTTTTACTCACCATATGGAGGATATGG GAAGACACCCCGTTTCCGAAGGCCTATGCGATACATGCCATACTACTAG
- the LOC120073789 gene encoding polyadenylate-binding protein 3-like isoform X3 codes for MMVDYACTPEEVQQHFQSCGTVNRVTILTDKFGHPKGFAYVEFVEAEAVQEALLLNESELHGRQLKVQQKRTNVPGMKQYFPQRYSPYMGYRSRRPYVPPYFYSPYGGYGKTPRFRRPMRYMPYY; via the exons ATGATG GTTGATTATGCATGTACACCTGAAGAAGTGCAGCAGCATTTCCAATCTTGTGGTACTGTCAACAGAGTTACTATTCTCACGGATAAATTTGGTCATCCTAAGGGCTTCGCTTATGTGGAGTTTGTTGAAGCCGAAGCTGTTCAGGAGGCACTCCTTTTAAATGAGTCAGAGTTGCATGGAAGGCAATTGAAG GTTCAACAAAAGCGAACAAATGTTCCTGGGATGAAGCAGTATTTTCCTCAGCGTTACAGTCCTTACATGGGTTATCGATCCAGGAGGCCTTACGTGCCCCCTTATTTTTACTCACCATATGGAGGATATGG GAAGACACCCCGTTTCCGAAGGCCTATGCGATACATGCCATACTACTAG